One Cucumis sativus cultivar 9930 chromosome 1, Cucumber_9930_V3, whole genome shotgun sequence DNA segment encodes these proteins:
- the LOC101221639 gene encoding pentatricopeptide repeat-containing protein At4g21705, mitochondrial, which yields MISHSASLLLLRSKRSSLRFSFMDQKLFSKALTRYALASRSYHTTRLKKATLYAKISPLGDPRISVESELDGWVQEGKKLRVAELQRIIRDFRKRNRFSQALEVSEWMKKSGACIFSPTEHAVQLDLIGRVRGSLSAENYFNQLKEQDQTIKTYGALLNCYVRQRQVDKSLSHFQKMKELGFATSELTYNDIMCLYTRVGQHEKVPEVLAEMKENNVSPDNFSYRICISSYGARKDIEGMENVLKEMESQPHIVMDWNTYAVVANFFIKAALTDKAVDALKKSEEKLKSSNDRIGHNQLISLYATLGNKEKVLRLWNLDKTATTRIINRDYITMLESLVRLGELEEAEKVLKEWESSGNCYDFRVPNIVIIGYIDKGMCERGETLLENLKQNEKATTPNSWGALAVKYLDLGETEKALECMMTALSVNIGKGWKPNLRVITGLLNWLGDKGIVEEVEAFVSALRSVTPVNREMYHALLKVYIRADKEVKEVLNNMKADKIDEDEETKKILGT from the exons ATGATTTCTCACTCtgcttctcttcttcttcttcgttctAAGAGGAGCTCTCTTCGGTTCTCATTCATGGATCAGAAGCTCTTCTCCAAAGCTTTAACACGCTATGCTCTAGCTAGCCGATCTTACCACACGACTCGGTTGAAAAAGGCGACTCTATATGCCAAAATTAGTCCACTGGGCGATCCTAGAATCAGCGTGGAGTCGGAACTCGACGGTTGGGTCCAGGAGGGGAAGAAGCTACGAGTCGCTGAGCTTCAGAGAATCATTCGCGACTTTCGCAAGCGCAATCGTTTTAGCCAAGCTCTTGAG GTGTCCGAATGGATGAAAAAAAGTGGTGCCTGCATATTTTCACCAACCGAGCATGCGGTGCAATTGGATTTGATTGGCCGAGTACGAGGTTCTCTTTCTGCTGAAAACTATTTCAATCAGTTGAAGGAGCAAGACCAGACTATTAAAACATATGGTGCTCTTCTGAATTGCTATGTTCGACAGCGGCAAGTGGACAAATCCCTCtcccattttcaaaaaatgaaagagttgGGATTTGCAACTTCAGAGCTCACTTACAATGACATCATGTGTTTGTACACAAGAGTTGGCCAGCATGAGAAGGTCCCTGAGGTGCTAGCAGAGATGAAAGAGAATAATGTTTCTCCCGACAACTTTAGTTATAGAATCTGCATCAGTTCGTATGGTGCAAGAAAAGATATTGAGGGGATGGAGAATGTATTGAAAGAGATGGAATCTCAACCTCATATTGTAATGGACTGGAACACATATGCAGTAGTTGCAAACTTCTTTATAAAAGCTGCTCTTACTGATAAGGCAGTTGATGCCTTGAAAAAATCAGAAGAGAAACTGAAAAGCAGTAACGATAGAATCGGCCATAACCAGCTGATCTCGCTTTATGCAACCTTAGGTAACAAGGAAAAGGTGCTGAGATTGTGGAATCTGGATAAAACTGCTACTACGAGAATCATCAATAGGGACTACATCACGATGCTTGAATCTTTGGTGAGACTAGGTGAACTTGAAGAAGCTGAGAAAGTGCTGAAAGAGTGGGAATCATCTGGGAATTGCTATGATTTTCGAGTTCCTAACATTGTCATTATTGGATATATTGACAAGGGAATGTGTGAGAGAGGTGAAACACTTCTTGAAAACTTGAAGCAGAATGAAAAGGCTACCACACCAAACAGTTGGGGTGCTCTGGCTGTTAAGTATCTGGACCTGGGTGAGACCGAAAAAGCCTTAGAGTGTATGATGACAGCCCTTTCTGTAAACATTGGTAAAGGATGGAAGCCTAATCTTCGGGTGATCACAGGACTATTGAATTGGCTTGGTGATAAGGGCATTGTAGAAGAAGTAGAAGCTTTTGTAAGCGCATTGAGGTCTGTCACTCCAGTGAATAGAGAGATGTATCATGCCTTGTTAAAGGTTTATATAAGAGCTGATAAAGAAGTAAAGGAGGTGTTAAACAACATGAAGGCTGATAAAatagatgaagatgaagaaaccAAGAAAATTCTTGGCACTTAG